The proteins below are encoded in one region of Streptomyces marianii:
- a CDS encoding Lrp/AsnC family transcriptional regulator — protein sequence MRLNDLDERIVHALAEDARRSYADIGSLVGLSAPAVKRRVDRLRAEGVITGFTVRVDPAAMGWETEGFIEIHARSNTSPETIKRGLERYPEVASASTVTGEADAIVQVFASDMRHFERVLERIAGEPFVERTKSVLVLSPLLRRFSSGAPA from the coding sequence GTGCGACTGAACGATCTCGACGAACGCATCGTCCACGCCCTCGCCGAGGACGCCCGCCGTTCCTACGCCGACATCGGTTCGCTCGTCGGCCTGTCCGCGCCGGCCGTGAAGCGGCGCGTGGACAGGCTCCGGGCGGAGGGAGTCATCACCGGCTTCACGGTCCGCGTCGACCCGGCCGCGATGGGCTGGGAGACCGAGGGCTTCATCGAGATCCACGCACGCAGCAACACCTCGCCCGAGACCATCAAGCGCGGCCTCGAGCGGTACCCGGAAGTCGCGTCCGCCTCCACCGTCACCGGTGAGGCGGACGCGATCGTCCAGGTCTTCGCCTCCGACATGCGCCACTTCGAGCGCGTCCTGGAGCGGATCGCCGGCGAACCCTTCGTCGAGCGGACCAAGTCGGTCCTGGTGCTGTCGCCCCTGCTCAGGCGGTTCTCCTCGGGGGCGCCCGCCTGA
- a CDS encoding ROK family transcriptional regulator: protein MPASPSTARAINDRLALRLLQQEGPLTAGQLKTLTGLSRPSVADLVERLQVSGLIRVVGEAGEKRRGPNARLYGIVADRAHLAALDVRTQGLSVVVADLVGATLAEATLPIGSDTGTDPAVERAVALLESTAQEAGVRRLHSVGIGAPGLIDPVTGELRNSTKLPAWHRRLVAALQQRLPATVLVENETNLAAVAEQRLGSARGLDDFVLLWLGQGVGAAVVLGGALRRGASGGAGEIGFLPVPGTGGLPSATGCDAGFHALAGAAAVRELAVHHGIDAEAEEAVRAAAAGKCPGGRGEAFLDALAGQLAVGAAAVAAVLDPGCVVLGGEIGYAGGAALAGRVEARLAALSPLPTGVRPTELGGEAVLRGALLAARDAAQAELFAPAP, encoded by the coding sequence ATGCCCGCATCCCCGAGCACCGCCCGGGCCATCAACGACCGGCTCGCGCTGCGACTGCTGCAGCAGGAGGGCCCGTTGACGGCAGGCCAGCTGAAGACGCTCACCGGACTCTCCCGGCCCTCCGTCGCGGACCTGGTGGAACGGCTCCAGGTGTCGGGGCTGATCCGGGTCGTGGGAGAGGCCGGCGAGAAGCGCCGCGGGCCCAACGCCCGGCTGTACGGGATCGTCGCCGACCGCGCCCATCTCGCGGCCCTCGACGTCCGCACCCAGGGCCTCTCCGTCGTGGTCGCCGACCTGGTGGGCGCCACACTCGCCGAGGCGACGCTGCCCATCGGCAGCGACACGGGCACGGATCCGGCCGTCGAGCGGGCCGTGGCCCTGCTGGAGAGCACGGCCCAGGAGGCCGGTGTCCGGCGTCTGCACAGCGTCGGCATCGGCGCGCCGGGGCTGATCGACCCGGTCACGGGGGAGCTGCGGAACTCCACCAAGCTGCCCGCCTGGCATCGCAGACTCGTCGCCGCCCTCCAGCAACGGCTCCCGGCGACCGTGCTCGTGGAGAACGAGACCAATCTCGCCGCCGTCGCCGAACAGCGCCTCGGGTCCGCCCGCGGCCTGGACGACTTCGTCCTGCTCTGGCTCGGCCAGGGAGTCGGCGCGGCCGTCGTCCTCGGCGGCGCGTTGCGGCGGGGCGCGTCGGGCGGCGCGGGGGAGATCGGCTTCCTGCCGGTGCCCGGCACCGGCGGGCTCCCGTCCGCGACGGGCTGCGACGCCGGTTTCCACGCGCTGGCGGGCGCGGCCGCAGTCCGGGAACTCGCCGTGCACCACGGCATCGACGCGGAAGCCGAGGAGGCGGTACGGGCCGCGGCGGCGGGGAAGTGCCCCGGCGGGCGCGGCGAAGCCTTCCTCGACGCGCTCGCCGGGCAGCTCGCGGTGGGGGCCGCCGCGGTCGCCGCCGTGCTCGACCCCGGCTGTGTGGTCCTCGGCGGGGAGATCGGGTACGCCGGCGGCGCGGCCCTCGCCGGACGGGTGGAGGCACGCCTGGCGGCCCTGTCGCCGCTGCCCACGGGCGTGCGGCCGACGGAGCTGGGCGGTGAGGCCGTGCTGCGGGGCGCCCTGCTCGCGGCCCGGGACGCGGCCCAGGCGGAGCTCTTCGCGCCGGCGCCCTGA
- a CDS encoding amino acid transporter, producing MLDHGAAPTMTPQRDPGGPAQGLGSRLMRRKPVEQLVSEGGQGEGGTLRRSLTMWQLTMISIGATLGTGIFVVLGEATPLAGPAVAISFVVAGLTALFSALSYAELAGAVPVSGSSYSYSYATMGELIAWVCGWCLVLEYGVSVAAVAVGWGEYLNELLDGTIGVTIPDAVSAPIGEGGFINLPALVVVLLAMVFLMGGAKESARVNTVMVVIKIVTLLLFIGIGFLGIKAGNYTPLAPLGVTGISAAAATLFFSYIGFDAASTAGEEAKNPKRDLPRAIMLSLLIVTVLYCLVALVAVGAMPWQDFEGTEAALAQIMKDVTGQSFWGVVLAAGAVVAIASVVFAVLYGQTRILFAMSRDGLVPKVFARVNEKTGAPRANTLIVSLFCGVLAAFIPLGELANATSIGTLFAFGLVNVAVIILRWKRPDMNRTFKVMLFPVTPILGFGFCAYMMLSLPGITWVWFGGWMAAGLVFYFLYGLRRSRLATAEK from the coding sequence GTGTTGGACCACGGCGCAGCGCCCACCATGACCCCCCAGAGGGATCCCGGTGGCCCCGCCCAGGGCCTCGGCAGCCGTCTGATGCGGCGCAAGCCCGTCGAGCAACTCGTCTCCGAGGGCGGTCAGGGCGAAGGCGGCACGCTCCGCCGCTCGCTCACCATGTGGCAGCTGACCATGATCAGCATCGGTGCCACGCTCGGCACCGGTATCTTCGTCGTCCTCGGCGAGGCCACCCCGCTCGCCGGCCCGGCCGTCGCGATCTCCTTCGTGGTCGCCGGCCTGACCGCCCTGTTCTCGGCCCTGTCCTACGCCGAGCTCGCCGGCGCCGTGCCGGTCTCCGGCTCGTCCTACTCGTACTCGTACGCCACCATGGGCGAGCTGATCGCCTGGGTGTGCGGCTGGTGCCTGGTGCTCGAGTACGGCGTCTCCGTCGCGGCCGTCGCCGTCGGCTGGGGCGAGTACCTGAACGAGCTGCTCGACGGCACGATCGGGGTGACGATCCCGGACGCCGTGTCCGCGCCGATCGGCGAGGGCGGGTTCATCAACCTCCCCGCCCTCGTCGTCGTGCTGCTCGCCATGGTCTTCCTGATGGGCGGCGCCAAGGAGAGCGCCCGCGTCAACACGGTCATGGTCGTTATCAAGATCGTGACGCTGCTGCTCTTCATCGGCATCGGCTTCCTGGGCATCAAGGCCGGCAACTACACCCCGCTCGCCCCGCTCGGCGTCACCGGCATCAGCGCCGCCGCGGCCACGCTGTTCTTCTCGTACATCGGCTTCGACGCCGCCTCCACCGCCGGTGAGGAGGCGAAGAACCCGAAGCGGGACCTCCCCCGCGCGATCATGCTGTCGCTGCTGATCGTCACCGTGCTCTACTGCCTCGTCGCCCTGGTCGCCGTCGGCGCCATGCCGTGGCAGGACTTCGAGGGCACCGAGGCCGCACTCGCGCAGATCATGAAGGACGTCACGGGCCAGAGCTTCTGGGGCGTGGTGCTCGCCGCCGGCGCCGTCGTCGCGATCGCCAGCGTCGTCTTCGCCGTGCTGTACGGCCAGACCCGGATCCTGTTCGCGATGTCCCGCGACGGCCTGGTGCCCAAGGTCTTCGCCAGGGTGAACGAGAAGACCGGCGCCCCGCGCGCCAACACGCTGATCGTCTCGCTGTTCTGCGGCGTCCTGGCGGCCTTCATACCGCTCGGCGAGCTGGCCAACGCCACCAGCATCGGCACGCTCTTCGCCTTCGGGCTGGTCAACGTCGCCGTGATCATCCTGCGCTGGAAGCGCCCCGACATGAACCGCACCTTCAAGGTGATGCTCTTCCCGGTCACCCCGATCCTCGGATTCGGCTTCTGCGCCTACATGATGCTCAGCCTCCCCGGCATCACCTGGGTGTGGTTCGGTGGCTGGATGGCCGCCGGGCTCGTGTTCTACTTCCTGTACGGCCTTCGCCGCTCCCGGTTGGCAACAGCAGAGAAGTGA
- a CDS encoding flavin monoamine oxidase family protein, with the protein MTSTVPTAVPHTDAQPPITMFGPDFPYAYDDFLANPAGLGQIPATEHGTEIAVIGGGLSGIVAAYELMKMGLKPVVYEADRIGGRLRTVGFEGCDPSLTAEMGAMRFPPSSTALQHYIDLVGLETRAFPNPLAEATPSTVVDLKGESHYAETIDDLPQVYRDVAQAWNACLEEGADFSDMNRAMRERDVPRIREIWAKLVEKLDNQTFYGFLCDSEAFRSFRHREIFGQVGFGTGGWDTDFPNSILEILRVVYTEADDHHRGIVGGSQQLPLRLWERAPEKITHWAYGTSLATLHVDGEPRPAVTRLHRTAGNRITVTDASGDIRTYQAAVFTAQSWMLLSKIACDDSLFPIDHWTAMERTHYMESSKLFVPVDRPFWLDKDEQTGRDVMSMTLTDRMTRGTYLLDDGPDKPAVICLSYTWCDDSLKWLPLSANERMEVMLKSLGEIYPKVDIRKHIIGNPVTVSWENEPYFMGAFKANLPGHYRYQRRLFTHFMQDRLPDDKRGIFLAGDDISWTAGWAEGAVQTALNAVWGVMHHLGGATDATNPGPGDVFDEIAPVELPED; encoded by the coding sequence ATGACGTCCACGGTGCCCACCGCCGTCCCGCACACCGACGCGCAGCCGCCCATCACCATGTTCGGGCCGGACTTCCCGTACGCCTACGACGACTTCCTCGCGAACCCGGCGGGCCTGGGCCAGATACCCGCGACCGAGCACGGCACCGAGATCGCGGTCATCGGCGGTGGTCTCTCCGGCATCGTCGCCGCGTACGAGCTGATGAAGATGGGCCTCAAGCCGGTCGTCTACGAGGCGGACCGGATCGGCGGCCGGCTGCGCACGGTGGGCTTCGAGGGCTGCGACCCGTCGCTCACCGCCGAGATGGGCGCCATGCGCTTCCCGCCGTCCTCTACGGCGCTGCAGCACTACATCGACCTGGTGGGTCTGGAGACCAGGGCCTTCCCCAACCCGCTCGCCGAAGCCACCCCCTCCACCGTCGTCGACCTCAAGGGCGAGTCGCACTACGCCGAGACCATCGACGACCTGCCGCAGGTGTACCGCGACGTGGCGCAGGCGTGGAACGCCTGCCTGGAGGAGGGCGCGGACTTCTCCGACATGAACCGCGCCATGCGCGAGCGCGACGTCCCGCGGATCCGCGAGATCTGGGCGAAGCTCGTCGAGAAGCTCGACAACCAGACCTTCTACGGCTTCCTCTGCGACTCCGAGGCCTTCAGGTCCTTCCGGCACCGCGAGATCTTCGGCCAGGTCGGGTTCGGCACCGGCGGCTGGGACACCGACTTCCCCAACTCCATCCTGGAGATCCTCCGCGTCGTCTACACCGAGGCCGACGACCACCACCGCGGCATCGTCGGCGGCTCCCAGCAGCTGCCGCTGCGGCTCTGGGAACGCGCGCCGGAGAAGATCACGCACTGGGCGTACGGCACCTCGCTCGCCACGCTGCACGTGGACGGGGAGCCCCGGCCCGCCGTGACCCGGCTGCACCGCACCGCGGGCAACCGGATCACCGTCACGGACGCCTCCGGCGACATCCGCACCTACCAGGCGGCCGTCTTCACCGCGCAGTCCTGGATGCTGCTCTCCAAGATCGCCTGCGACGACTCGCTGTTCCCCATCGACCACTGGACGGCGATGGAGCGCACGCACTACATGGAGTCGTCCAAGCTGTTCGTCCCGGTGGACCGGCCGTTCTGGCTGGACAAGGACGAGCAGACCGGCCGTGACGTCATGTCGATGACGCTCACCGACCGGATGACGCGCGGCACCTACCTGCTGGACGACGGCCCGGACAAGCCCGCCGTCATCTGCCTCTCGTACACGTGGTGCGACGACAGCCTCAAGTGGCTGCCGCTGTCCGCGAACGAGCGCATGGAGGTCATGCTCAAGTCGCTCGGCGAGATCTACCCGAAGGTCGACATCCGCAAGCACATCATCGGCAACCCGGTGACCGTGTCCTGGGAGAACGAGCCCTACTTCATGGGCGCGTTCAAGGCCAACCTGCCGGGGCACTACCGCTACCAGCGGCGGCTGTTCACCCACTTCATGCAGGACCGGCTGCCCGACGACAAGCGCGGCATCTTCCTCGCCGGCGACGACATCTCGTGGACGGCCGGCTGGGCCGAGGGCGCGGTGCAGACGGCACTCAACGCCGTGTGGGGCGTGATGCACCACCTCGGTGGTGCCACCGATGCCACCAACCCGGGCCCGGGTGACGTCTTCGACGAGATCGCCCCGGTGGAACTCCCCGAGGACTGA
- a CDS encoding DUF5995 family protein translates to MAKIAQYAAGGGARRAPISTVLDRMRAFRSDWPAGDGIAVFNRVYLTVTEQLGRCIDNGGFPDRESAVTLQVLFAERYLSAADTVAAGGRAPACWRPLFQFRRHPGVRPLQFALAGINAHIGHDLALAVVDTCRTLGCRPPDLEADFDRVGDILTMLEERIREDLMPGPDLLEIADPLTHLLGSWSLERARDGAWSAARLLWGLRELPSLAEEFTERLDAGVGLVGRCLLTPLR, encoded by the coding sequence ATGGCGAAGATCGCACAGTACGCGGCCGGCGGCGGAGCGCGCCGTGCCCCGATCAGCACGGTGCTGGACCGGATGCGCGCGTTCCGCTCCGACTGGCCCGCGGGCGACGGGATCGCGGTCTTCAACCGCGTCTACCTGACCGTCACGGAACAACTCGGCCGGTGCATCGACAACGGCGGGTTCCCCGACCGCGAGTCCGCGGTCACGTTGCAGGTCCTCTTCGCCGAGCGCTATCTGTCGGCCGCGGACACGGTCGCCGCAGGCGGCCGGGCGCCGGCCTGCTGGCGGCCGCTGTTCCAGTTCCGGCGTCATCCCGGCGTACGCCCGCTGCAGTTCGCGCTGGCCGGGATCAATGCGCACATCGGACACGACCTCGCGCTGGCCGTGGTGGACACCTGCCGTACGCTCGGCTGCCGACCCCCGGACCTGGAAGCCGACTTCGACCGCGTGGGCGACATCCTCACGATGCTGGAGGAGCGCATCCGCGAGGATCTGATGCCCGGTCCCGATCTGCTGGAGATCGCCGATCCGCTCACCCATCTCCTCGGCTCATGGAGCCTGGAGCGGGCCCGTGACGGCGCCTGGTCGGCGGCGCGCCTGCTGTGGGGGCTTCGGGAACTTCCCTCTCTGGCCGAGGAGTTCACCGAACGGCTGGACGCCGGGGTCGGCCTGGTCGGGCGCTGCCTCCTCACCCCGCTGCGCTGA
- a CDS encoding carbon-nitrogen hydrolase family protein — protein sequence MPPLRTALLQSSGTPGDIAKNLEILDTHAARAAAAGAGLLVAPEMFLTGYAIGADVHRLAETADGAAAGAVAATAARHGIAVVYGYPERGTGPEAEAVYNATQLIGPDGARLANYRKTHLFGCFEKQWFAPGDETVVQAEFGGLRIGLLICYDVEFPENVRAHALAGTDLLVVPTALMNPFRFVAEKLLPVRAFESQMYVAYANRTGPEGDFDFAGLSCLAGPDGIVRARAGHGEDLVVGDADPVLLAASRADNPYLRDRRPGLYGPLAR from the coding sequence ATGCCGCCGCTGCGCACCGCCCTGCTCCAGAGCTCCGGGACCCCCGGCGACATCGCGAAGAACCTCGAGATCCTCGACACCCACGCGGCCCGCGCCGCCGCCGCCGGAGCCGGCCTCCTCGTCGCCCCGGAGATGTTCCTCACCGGCTACGCGATCGGCGCCGACGTGCACCGCCTCGCCGAGACGGCCGACGGCGCCGCCGCCGGGGCCGTCGCCGCGACCGCCGCCCGCCACGGGATCGCCGTCGTCTACGGTTACCCGGAGCGCGGCACCGGGCCCGAGGCGGAGGCGGTGTACAACGCGACGCAGCTGATCGGTCCCGACGGCGCCCGCCTCGCGAACTACCGCAAGACCCATCTCTTCGGCTGCTTCGAGAAGCAGTGGTTCGCGCCGGGCGACGAGACGGTCGTCCAGGCCGAGTTCGGCGGCCTCCGCATCGGCCTGCTGATCTGCTACGACGTCGAGTTCCCGGAGAACGTGCGCGCCCACGCCCTGGCGGGCACGGACCTGCTGGTGGTGCCGACGGCGCTGATGAACCCCTTCCGGTTCGTCGCCGAGAAGCTCCTCCCGGTCCGCGCCTTCGAGAGCCAGATGTACGTCGCGTACGCCAACCGCACCGGCCCCGAGGGTGACTTCGACTTCGCCGGGCTGAGCTGCCTCGCGGGCCCCGACGGCATCGTCCGGGCCCGCGCCGGCCATGGAGAGGACCTGGTGGTCGGCGACGCCGACCCGGTCCTGCTGGCCGCCTCCCGCGCCGACAACCCGTATCTGCGCGACCGCCGGCCCGGCCTGTACGGGCCGCTCGCCCGCTGA
- a CDS encoding MFS transporter, with the protein MPTQVAYDKRRLTRARYAVAAVFCVHGAVTGSFATRIPWIQDHAGVSAGQLGLALAFPAIGASLAMPLAGAVSHRYGARTALRGLLALWTLSLALPALSPHVYALCATLFVYGAAAGMSDVAMNALGVEVENRLDRSIMSGLHGMWSVGALLGSAAGTVAAHLGSDARLHHLLASAALTVVGLLACQGVLDLRGSADEEPPPRFALPPKSAVVIGAIGFCGVFAEGASLDWSAVYLRDVLGTSAGLAAASTTAFALTMAVARLAGDRVVDRFGPVRTVRAGGVLATAGGVLVVLAPHPAAAMAGFGCIGLGIAVVVPLAFAAAGRSGTNPSQSIAGVATITYTSGLIAPSAIGGIADLTSLVVSFGLVTVLAFGLVPGAGVLRGSARGPAPTAPGASGAQAPAPAPDLRA; encoded by the coding sequence ATGCCGACACAGGTGGCCTACGACAAGCGACGGCTGACCAGGGCGCGCTACGCCGTGGCCGCCGTGTTCTGTGTGCACGGTGCCGTGACCGGCAGCTTCGCCACCCGCATCCCGTGGATCCAGGACCACGCGGGCGTCAGCGCGGGACAACTGGGCCTCGCACTCGCCTTCCCCGCCATCGGCGCGTCCCTCGCGATGCCGCTCGCGGGCGCCGTCAGCCATCGCTACGGGGCACGCACCGCGCTGCGCGGGCTGCTCGCGCTCTGGACGCTGTCCCTGGCACTCCCGGCACTGTCCCCCCACGTGTACGCCCTGTGCGCCACGCTGTTCGTGTACGGCGCCGCCGCGGGGATGTCCGACGTCGCCATGAACGCCCTCGGGGTCGAGGTCGAGAACCGTCTCGACCGCTCGATCATGTCCGGGCTGCACGGCATGTGGAGCGTGGGCGCACTCCTCGGCTCCGCCGCGGGCACGGTGGCCGCGCATCTCGGCAGCGACGCACGGCTCCATCATCTGCTCGCGTCCGCCGCCCTGACGGTGGTCGGTCTGCTGGCCTGTCAGGGTGTGCTCGACCTGCGCGGCTCCGCCGACGAGGAGCCGCCCCCTCGGTTCGCACTGCCGCCGAAGTCCGCGGTGGTCATCGGCGCGATCGGCTTCTGCGGGGTGTTCGCCGAGGGCGCGAGCCTGGACTGGTCGGCGGTCTACCTGAGGGACGTGCTGGGCACCTCGGCCGGGCTCGCCGCCGCGTCCACGACGGCGTTCGCCCTGACCATGGCGGTGGCGCGGCTGGCCGGCGACCGGGTCGTGGACCGGTTCGGCCCGGTCCGCACGGTCCGCGCCGGCGGCGTACTCGCGACCGCCGGAGGCGTACTGGTGGTTCTGGCGCCCCATCCGGCGGCCGCGATGGCCGGGTTCGGCTGCATCGGGCTCGGTATCGCCGTGGTGGTGCCGCTGGCGTTCGCGGCGGCGGGGCGCAGCGGGACGAACCCGAGCCAGTCGATCGCGGGGGTGGCGACGATCACATACACGTCCGGCCTGATCGCTCCCTCGGCGATCGGCGGGATCGCCGATCTGACCTCGCTGGTCGTGTCGTTCGGGCTGGTGACGGTGCTCGCCTTCGGGCTGGTGCCGGGGGCGGGAGTGCTGCGGGGCAGCGCCCGGGGGCCGGCGCCCACCGCGCCGGGGGCATCCGGCGCTCAGGCTCCCGCTCCGGCACCGGATCTCCGGGCGTAG
- a CDS encoding glycoside hydrolase family 6 protein — protein MSGVPDRRRAERRDRRLAVGRGVMAAAASAVVALGTVAGLMSTAAGRGGEDGTARPEARSAPVTVPLPARPSRTPSAPEASPAPSPSPAAPAVSATSSPKSRPAGGTGTPAAAGRLYRHPQSQVLDWVREHRDDPRRPLIESRIAAHPAAVWFPEHDPGRITGRVRAVTSGAAASGRVPVLVPYAIPDRDCGGASRGGAPDLAAYDAWIRQFAAGLGDGPVIVVLEPDSIALADCLADDRRAARYASLARAARTLKAANPRARVYFDGGHSGWHPAAEQAAELRAAGAATSGDGIFTNVSNFHGTDEEARYARRVLSSLGGPPGLGAVIDTSRNGNGAPQQGAWCDPAGRALGRTPTTGTGEARIDAYLWVKLPGESDGCRGAAGTFAPDYAYDLATG, from the coding sequence ATGTCAGGCGTACCCGATCGGCGCCGGGCGGAACGGCGGGACCGGCGTCTTGCGGTCGGCCGGGGCGTCATGGCCGCGGCGGCCTCCGCGGTGGTGGCCCTGGGCACCGTCGCCGGACTGATGTCCACCGCGGCGGGCCGTGGCGGCGAGGACGGTACGGCACGGCCCGAGGCGAGGAGTGCGCCCGTGACGGTACCGCTGCCCGCACGCCCGAGCCGTACGCCGTCCGCGCCCGAGGCGTCCCCGGCGCCCTCGCCCTCGCCCGCGGCCCCGGCCGTGTCCGCCACCTCGTCCCCGAAGAGCCGCCCGGCCGGCGGCACCGGGACGCCCGCGGCCGCCGGCCGGCTCTACCGCCATCCGCAGTCCCAGGTCCTGGACTGGGTGCGGGAGCACCGTGACGATCCCCGCAGGCCGCTGATCGAGTCGCGCATCGCCGCGCACCCCGCCGCGGTCTGGTTCCCCGAGCACGACCCCGGTCGGATCACGGGCCGGGTGCGGGCGGTGACCTCGGGTGCGGCCGCTTCGGGCCGTGTGCCGGTGCTGGTGCCGTACGCAATCCCGGACCGGGACTGCGGCGGCGCGTCCCGGGGCGGCGCGCCCGATCTCGCCGCGTACGACGCCTGGATACGGCAGTTCGCCGCCGGCCTCGGCGACGGACCGGTCATCGTCGTCCTGGAACCCGACTCCATCGCCCTCGCCGACTGCCTCGCGGACGACCGCCGGGCGGCCCGCTACGCCTCGCTCGCCCGGGCGGCGCGCACCCTGAAGGCCGCCAACCCCCGGGCGAGGGTGTACTTCGACGGAGGCCACTCCGGCTGGCACCCGGCCGCTGAGCAGGCCGCCGAGCTGCGTGCCGCGGGCGCCGCCACCAGCGGCGACGGCATCTTCACCAATGTCTCCAACTTCCACGGCACCGACGAGGAGGCGCGGTACGCACGCCGGGTACTGTCCTCCCTCGGCGGGCCCCCGGGTCTGGGCGCCGTCATCGACACCAGCCGCAACGGCAACGGCGCGCCGCAGCAGGGCGCCTGGTGCGATCCCGCCGGCCGCGCCCTCGGCCGGACCCCGACCACCGGGACGGGGGAGGCCCGCATCGACGCCTATCTGTGGGTGAAGCTGCCCGGGGAGTCGGACGGGTGCCGGGGCGCGGCGGGCACCTTCGCCCCGGACTACGCCTACGACCTGGCGACCGGCTGA